GGTTTAGAGCATTCTTCTTGATACTCGCCATCGCTTTTGGCTTTTTATGGGGAATTGGGGACGTCATCAACCGTATTGGTGGCGGTGGCAATCAAACAGTGATCAGTATTGGGTCACGAAAAATTAGTGCTCGAGAATTCGAATACATGGTCGCTCGTCAAATCCACAATGCTGAGCAAAATCTAAAAGAAAAGATTGATCGTAAAAAAGCACGTGAAATGGGCATCGATACTTATGTGATGCAAAAGCTTGTTAATGATACTTTGTTGGAACTTGAAGCTGAGCGTTTAGGAATCCTTGTCTCTGACGATATGGTACGAAATCGTATTCATGCAGAAAAAGTCTTTCAAAACCAAGATAGTTCTTTTAATCGCGATATCTTTAAATCAATTATTGAGCGTGTAGGTTTTTCGGAAAAGTCATATGTAGAGCTGATGCGCAAAGAGCTCGTGCGTGAAAATCTTTTAAAGGCTATTGCAGTAGGGATTACAGCTCCTAAGGCAATGATCGCGCCTCTCTATCGTTGGCAGCATGAGGTGCGTCGTGTGAATGGCGTCCTTATTGAAGCTAAGGAAAATTTAGTAAAAGAAACCCCCACAGAAGAACAACTGCGTACTTTTTATGGAGAAAACCTAAAGCGCTTTGAAGCTCCTGAATATCGCAGTGTGTCAGCCTTAGTCTTTGATCCAAATAAGCTTATCAATACAATCGCTATTTCTGATCAACAAGCCCAAGAAGAATTTGAAAGCCGTCCTGATGAATACCAAGGCAAAACTTTCGAACAAGTAAAAAATGAGATCATTAGCTTTCTTAAGAAACAACAAGCCAATGAAAAAATCCAAAAACTAGGTGTTGAAATTGAAGATGCTCTCGGTGGAGGAAGTACTTTTGAGGAAGTCGCAAAGGCTCATAGTTTAGAGATTATGCAACTCCC
The sequence above is drawn from the Candidatus Nucleicultrix amoebiphila FS5 genome and encodes:
- a CDS encoding peptidylprolyl isomerase, with protein sequence MLEVFRKASTTWWFRAFFLILAIAFGFLWGIGDVINRIGGGGNQTVISIGSRKISAREFEYMVARQIHNAEQNLKEKIDRKKAREMGIDTYVMQKLVNDTLLELEAERLGILVSDDMVRNRIHAEKVFQNQDSSFNRDIFKSIIERVGFSEKSYVELMRKELVRENLLKAIAVGITAPKAMIAPLYRWQHEVRRVNGVLIEAKENLVKETPTEEQLRTFYGENLKRFEAPEYRSVSALVFDPNKLINTIAISDQQAQEEFESRPDEYQGKTFEQVKNEIISFLKKQQANEKIQKLGVEIEDALGGGSTFEEVAKAHSLEIMQLPLLDKQGQPDPFSDQNQPKSLTDLEKAILEEGFHQKDVDVPGDVVDGADGKLIIAKVDKLTPSSQRPFHNIKDKLVPFWKQEKAFDAAKALAEEIAKALNEGQSPQNLEKRYPVKAFRTRIDRSGDLSKFLTKMPKNMIAQLFSVAKNKPVLGVQKDDDKTTLIVGFVSEIEKSSEIPNQEKMAEFAKVLQMTLSNDILMEYIISIEKKNPVEVNKGYFKEPLETAPASAGFED